Proteins from a genomic interval of Ignavibacteriota bacterium:
- a CDS encoding DUF393 domain-containing protein, giving the protein MDKIILFDGVCSLCNSSVNFLKKNINSNEYNYIPSNSLTGKNLVEKYELGNIPDHTIVLLKNDKKYIKSTAILELISDLPKIYKLLKIIKIVPVSIRDFCYDIISKHRYKLFGKKDNQSCSLIE; this is encoded by the coding sequence ATGGATAAAATAATTTTGTTCGACGGCGTATGTTCGCTTTGTAATTCTTCTGTCAATTTTCTAAAGAAAAATATCAATTCAAATGAATACAATTACATTCCGTCAAATTCTTTAACCGGAAAAAATCTTGTTGAAAAATATGAATTGGGAAATATTCCGGATCATACAATTGTTTTATTAAAAAATGACAAAAAATATATTAAGTCCACCGCAATTCTTGAGCTAATTTCCGACTTGCCTAAAATTTACAAATTATTAAAAATTATCAAAATTGTGCCGGTATCCATAAGAGATTTTTGTTATGATATTATTTCAAAACATAGATATAAATTATTTGGAAAGAAGGATAATCAATCATGCAGTCTGATCGAATAA
- a CDS encoding RidA family protein, with product MQSDRINISSNAVWEDIVGYSRAVKVGPHIYISGTTALNENGNLIGINDPYLQTIQTIKNIELALNKFGAALENIVRTRIYVKNISDWQIIGEAHGEYFRNIKPATSMVEIKNLIMPEMLVEIEADAVYFE from the coding sequence ATGCAGTCTGATCGAATAAATATTTCATCGAATGCTGTTTGGGAAGATATTGTCGGATATTCCAGAGCTGTTAAAGTTGGTCCGCACATTTACATTTCCGGAACAACTGCGTTAAATGAAAATGGAAATTTAATTGGAATTAACGATCCTTACCTTCAAACAATTCAAACAATAAAAAATATTGAGCTTGCTCTAAATAAATTTGGCGCCGCTTTAGAAAATATTGTACGAACAAGAATCTACGTTAAAAATATTTCCGATTGGCAAATTATAGGTGAAGCCCATGGCGAATATTTTAGAAATATAAAACCGGCAACATCTATGGTAGAAATTAAAAATTTAATTATGCCTGAAATGCTTGTTGAGATTGAAGCGGACGCAGTTTATTTTGAATGA
- a CDS encoding homocysteine S-methyltransferase family protein, with protein MKCNNISEKFSNLNKPLLLDGAVGSLLQQLGYKSDKYLWTSYLNFKLPNKVKEIHQEYIQSGADIITANTFRTNPVSLKKSNPEFSQEKAIEISLNIAKDARQDHDILIAGSNPPAEDSYQLKRTITEKDLKENHELHIDLLYKYGADLILNETQSHFDEIKIICQHCSKNNIPFIISILVTEDLKILSGENLIEVINFVEHYNPLLISLNCISPKVFRNFINSKFIINNWGFYLNCGSGDYNDSDITCGVSPKEYLEIVKSSLSLQPKLIGACCGSTPAHIKILREYIDGKIST; from the coding sequence ATGAAATGTAATAATATTAGTGAGAAATTTTCAAATCTTAATAAGCCGTTATTACTTGACGGCGCTGTCGGCAGTTTACTTCAGCAGTTGGGATATAAATCCGATAAGTATTTGTGGACAAGTTATTTGAATTTCAAATTGCCGAATAAAGTTAAAGAAATTCATCAAGAGTATATTCAATCCGGCGCCGATATTATTACAGCAAATACATTTAGAACAAATCCGGTTTCCTTAAAAAAATCAAACCCGGAATTCAGTCAGGAAAAAGCAATTGAGATAAGTCTAAATATTGCAAAAGATGCCAGACAAGATCATGATATTTTAATTGCGGGTTCAAATCCTCCGGCTGAAGACAGTTATCAATTAAAAAGAACAATAACAGAAAAAGATCTCAAAGAAAATCATGAATTGCATATTGATTTACTTTATAAATACGGCGCCGATTTAATACTTAATGAAACACAAAGTCATTTTGATGAAATTAAAATAATTTGTCAACATTGTTCAAAAAATAATATACCTTTTATAATAAGTATCTTGGTAACAGAAGATCTAAAAATATTAAGCGGCGAAAATCTAATTGAAGTAATAAATTTCGTTGAACATTATAATCCTTTGTTAATTAGTTTGAATTGCATTTCCCCGAAAGTATTTCGAAATTTTATAAATTCAAAATTTATAATTAACAATTGGGGTTTTTACTTGAACTGCGGAAGCGGAGATTATAATGATTCTGACATTACTTGCGGTGTTTCGCCCAAAGAATATTTGGAAATTGTAAAATCATCTTTAAGTTTACAACCAAAATTAATTGGAGCATGCTGCGGCTCAACTCCAGCACATATAAAAATTTTAAGAGAATATATTGATGGAAAAATTAGTACTTAA
- the ispE gene encoding 4-(cytidine 5'-diphospho)-2-C-methyl-D-erythritol kinase, with product MEKLVLNSPAKINIGLNITKKRADGYHDLKTFFYPIYDLCDILTFEHSKNFIFDSNNIDLVKDPSNLILRAVTEIEKIINRKISVKIFLEKIIPIGAGMGGGSSNAASTLMGLNEMFDLKISSEKLKTAALNLGSDVPFFIDSKPSVGSSRGEILELSKMYLEFPILIVNPGIHISTKEAFLNIIPKSPNFNYEYFLKNEEPDFTFLKNNLQNDFETYVFSKYSEIKAIKEILYKNGAVFSLMSGSGSTVYGIFNDLKEAEYVCELLPKKYFKFVSNP from the coding sequence ATGGAAAAATTAGTACTTAATTCACCTGCAAAAATTAATATAGGTTTGAATATAACAAAAAAACGAGCTGACGGTTATCACGATTTAAAAACATTTTTTTATCCAATATATGATCTTTGCGATATATTAACTTTTGAGCATTCAAAAAATTTTATATTTGATTCAAATAACATTGATTTGGTTAAAGATCCCTCAAATCTTATTCTAAGGGCAGTTACCGAAATAGAAAAAATTATAAATAGAAAAATAAGTGTAAAAATATTCTTAGAAAAAATTATTCCAATAGGAGCCGGAATGGGCGGCGGAAGTTCAAACGCGGCTTCTACTTTAATGGGATTAAATGAAATGTTTGATTTAAAGATCAGTTCGGAGAAATTAAAAACAGCGGCATTAAATTTAGGCTCGGATGTTCCTTTTTTTATAGATTCAAAACCGTCTGTCGGTTCATCGCGCGGTGAAATTTTAGAATTAAGCAAAATGTATTTAGAATTCCCGATTTTAATTGTAAATCCCGGAATTCATATATCAACAAAAGAAGCTTTTTTAAATATTATTCCTAAATCACCAAATTTTAATTATGAATATTTTTTAAAAAACGAAGAGCCGGATTTTACATTCTTAAAAAATAATTTGCAAAATGATTTTGAGACTTATGTGTTTTCGAAATATTCTGAAATTAAGGCGATTAAGGAAATTCTTTATAAAAACGGCGCGGTTTTTTCTTTAATGAGCGGAAGCGGTTCAACTGTTTATGGAATTTTTAATGATTTAAAAGAAGCGGAATACGTTTGTGAACTTTTACCAAAGAAATATTTTAAGTTTGTTTCAAATCCTTAA
- a CDS encoding EamA family transporter, whose protein sequence is METWFYIALVSALFSAFAAIFQKKVLFNFSALEFSFLLSIFNLLIALALFPSMDFSKITAVGLVVLYLKTIIGSIAFLNIMLAIKNLEISSALPLMTLTPVIVTLLSFIILGEKITELEFLGMLIFLVGTYILELKSKDKFLDPIKTLVKTQYHKYIFYALILLSVSSVIDKLIVVDLKLSPFNFVVFQQIFLAINFTFIILLRKNDPIIIFKKVDKSNFLWILLIAFLTIGYRYTQIEAVKIAPVALVLTVKRTSVFIASMLGGKIFKEKKLLQKGIAIILILVGAYILS, encoded by the coding sequence ATGGAAACTTGGTTTTATATCGCCTTAGTCTCTGCGCTATTCTCGGCATTTGCGGCTATTTTTCAAAAAAAAGTACTGTTCAATTTTTCAGCGCTTGAATTTTCATTCTTGCTTTCAATTTTTAACTTGTTAATTGCGCTAGCACTTTTCCCATCAATGGATTTTTCCAAAATTACTGCTGTCGGTTTGGTTGTTCTATATTTGAAAACAATTATAGGATCAATTGCTTTTCTAAATATTATGCTTGCAATTAAAAATTTGGAAATAAGCAGCGCGCTGCCATTAATGACTTTAACTCCGGTAATAGTTACACTGCTTTCTTTCATTATTCTAGGTGAAAAAATTACAGAATTAGAATTTCTTGGGATGCTAATATTTTTAGTCGGTACATATATTTTAGAGCTGAAGTCAAAAGATAAATTTCTTGATCCAATTAAGACTTTAGTAAAAACTCAATATCATAAATATATTTTTTATGCTTTAATTTTATTATCTGTATCATCTGTAATTGACAAACTCATAGTTGTTGATCTTAAGTTATCTCCGTTCAATTTCGTTGTTTTTCAGCAGATATTTCTTGCCATAAATTTTACATTTATAATTTTACTTAGAAAAAATGATCCTATCATCATTTTTAAGAAAGTAGACAAAAGCAATTTCCTTTGGATATTATTAATTGCTTTTCTGACAATTGGTTACCGTTATACACAAATTGAAGCCGTAAAAATTGCTCCGGTCGCGTTGGTGCTTACGGTAAAAAGAACTTCGGTATTTATAGCATCAATGTTGGGTGGAAAAATATTTAAAGAAAAAAAATTGCTTCAAAAGGGAATTGCAATTATTCTGATTCTTGTCGGCGCTTATATTTTAAGTTAA
- a CDS encoding TonB-dependent receptor, which produces MKTTFKLMLAIFISFNTFNAQTIKIYGNIKAFNKFIENVNIYLLENDSHKISNKNGYYEFEIDKLGNYAIQFSHIGFKNLTKKIEVNSFKDIELNISLEPNDLNIGEVVVSSSKNDKLLKESIIPIEYTSQTKIETSNALTISDLVSKNAGINLITDAPWATTINIRGLSKQNLVYMIDGNRIETSTNLSAGLSLIDLNNTENIEIVKGGISSLYGSGATGGIINIKSKEPKYGNNFFINPRLSTSYNSANKNFNNSLSLNTGGQYWSFLISGLYRDADNVRTPNGTMENSSFQDESLNGKLKLMPIHNVEVDLTYSKYSAYDVGLPGGDPFPETATAKYIYAKRELYSGEVNFYNLSNYSLRTQLKYYHQKIDRNVEVRPNANAVSNPNAQHSMDGLSIQNNWLITDNNNLITGIDYWQRKYEGIRTTTNKKANIITVDKPVPDSKFANLGFFASDEIYLFENDLALSLGGRYDLIKISNEETKNPLYVINNGVTNTNTRNNDASYSAYDEKNNSFSGSLGLLYKVMHNWDFTFNSAYTFRSPSLEERYQYIDLGGIKYFGNPNLKPEKGISLDAGFRVWNDDFHFRLNTFLNELSNLVIDKEVAPDSLYKKDNVGKAELYGFDFSSEYIFYKNNYLYATASYVIGKDKTEDSYLPQIPPLTLNLGVNYKFIDEIIFDLSMRIVSDQNKISFDEKRTGGYTTFDLRLNSDQYYILKTYFQLIIGVDNIFDKAYRNHLSTFRGVNLIEPGRNLFAKINIEFR; this is translated from the coding sequence ATGAAAACTACTTTCAAACTAATGCTAGCAATCTTTATATCCTTTAATACATTTAATGCTCAAACTATTAAAATTTATGGTAATATAAAAGCTTTTAATAAGTTTATTGAAAACGTAAATATATATTTACTTGAAAATGATAGTCATAAAATTTCTAATAAAAATGGATATTATGAATTTGAAATAGATAAACTCGGTAACTATGCAATCCAATTTTCACACATCGGATTTAAAAACCTTACAAAGAAAATAGAAGTAAATTCATTTAAGGATATTGAATTGAATATTTCTTTGGAACCAAATGATCTTAACATTGGTGAAGTAGTTGTAAGCAGTTCAAAGAATGATAAATTGCTAAAGGAATCAATTATCCCGATTGAATACACTTCTCAAACAAAAATTGAAACTAGCAACGCTCTTACTATCTCGGATTTAGTAAGTAAAAATGCCGGAATAAATTTAATTACAGACGCTCCTTGGGCAACAACAATCAATATAAGAGGATTAAGTAAGCAAAATCTTGTTTATATGATCGATGGAAATAGAATTGAAACGTCAACAAATTTATCTGCCGGATTATCGTTAATTGATCTTAACAATACTGAAAATATAGAAATTGTAAAAGGCGGAATCTCATCTTTGTACGGAAGCGGGGCAACCGGCGGTATTATAAATATTAAAAGCAAAGAACCTAAATACGGTAATAATTTTTTCATTAATCCAAGATTAAGTACGTCTTATAATTCAGCAAATAAAAATTTTAACAACAGCCTTAGTTTAAATACGGGTGGACAATATTGGTCATTTTTAATCAGCGGATTATATAGAGACGCAGATAACGTTAGAACTCCAAACGGTACTATGGAAAACAGCTCCTTTCAGGACGAAAGCTTAAACGGAAAACTTAAACTCATGCCAATTCATAATGTTGAAGTTGATTTAACTTATAGTAAATATTCGGCATACGATGTTGGTTTGCCGGGCGGTGATCCTTTTCCCGAAACCGCAACGGCAAAATATATTTATGCTAAAAGAGAACTTTACAGCGGAGAAGTAAATTTCTATAATTTGTCAAATTATTCCTTAAGAACACAGCTTAAATATTATCATCAAAAAATTGATAGAAATGTGGAAGTAAGACCAAACGCAAATGCCGTATCAAATCCAAATGCTCAGCATTCAATGGATGGATTGAGTATTCAAAACAATTGGCTAATTACTGATAATAATAATTTAATAACTGGAATAGATTATTGGCAGAGAAAATACGAAGGAATTAGAACTACAACAAATAAAAAAGCAAATATAATTACTGTTGATAAACCTGTTCCAGATTCAAAATTCGCAAATCTTGGATTTTTTGCAAGTGATGAAATTTATTTATTTGAAAATGATCTAGCTCTTTCATTAGGCGGAAGATATGATTTAATAAAAATTTCAAATGAAGAAACCAAAAATCCGTTATATGTAATTAATAATGGCGTTACTAATACAAACACCAGAAACAATGACGCATCTTATTCTGCTTATGATGAAAAGAATAATTCATTCAGCGGAAGTTTGGGACTGCTTTATAAAGTAATGCATAATTGGGATTTTACATTTAACTCTGCTTATACTTTCAGATCACCTTCGCTTGAGGAACGTTATCAATATATTGATTTGGGAGGCATTAAATATTTCGGCAATCCTAATTTAAAACCGGAAAAGGGAATATCATTAGATGCGGGATTTAGAGTTTGGAATGATGATTTTCATTTTAGGTTAAATACATTTTTGAATGAACTTTCAAATTTGGTTATTGACAAAGAAGTCGCACCAGATAGTTTGTACAAAAAAGATAATGTAGGGAAAGCCGAACTATATGGTTTTGATTTTAGCAGTGAATATATTTTCTATAAAAATAATTATCTGTACGCCACCGCTTCATATGTTATTGGTAAAGATAAGACTGAAGATTCATACTTACCGCAAATTCCGCCTTTGACCTTAAATCTAGGCGTAAATTATAAATTTATCGATGAAATAATATTCGATTTATCAATGAGGATTGTTTCTGATCAAAATAAAATATCTTTTGATGAAAAGAGAACGGGCGGCTATACAACTTTTGATTTAAGATTAAATTCAGATCAGTATTATATTTTAAAGACATATTTTCAATTAATTATTGGAGTTGATAACATATTTGATAAAGCTTATAGAAATCACTTATCAACATTCAGAGGAGTTAATTTAATTGAACCCGGAAGAAATCTGTTCGCAAAAATAAATATAGAATTCAGATAA
- a CDS encoding HAMP domain-containing histidine kinase codes for MFKLVPKWAYNYEEYWKSIKSRNVWFIQLRFGAVIMLIFLYFIAQQIFGLTFSANQKNWFTAISISIAIYNTILFLFRNKIKSTPGKFNVLHYSLLQMIFDLIALTLLVYFTGTIETPIYMLYIFHMIIGSLILPIHVMFIMATLLVTTFSSIVALEYFGNIIHHHISEIYICENVHNVKFIIFSLGIFIFIIYTTIGITSRIAKKLYKREQQLKETLEELNNAEEAKQKYIMAVVHEIKSPIVAAQSIIELIINGYVGEVNDQMKRKLKRTVNRTDEALKLINNILRISKLKLLNDISYVKIDLMQILKLVLSQKSDLLISKHIELKVNDFRNEKHEIDSDPVMIELVLSNIIGNAIKYSKENQKVNIDLYEENKFIKIDISDSGIGIPKNEIDKIFQQFYRATNLPSKYIEGSGLGLSLVKEIVEILNGTISILSPSKIGNNEFPGTSVIVKFPIIQES; via the coding sequence ATGTTTAAACTAGTACCTAAATGGGCATATAATTACGAGGAATACTGGAAATCAATTAAATCCAGGAATGTTTGGTTTATTCAGCTTCGATTTGGCGCTGTAATAATGTTAATATTTTTGTACTTTATTGCCCAGCAAATTTTCGGATTAACTTTTTCTGCAAATCAAAAGAATTGGTTTACTGCAATTTCTATTAGTATTGCCATTTACAATACTATTTTATTCTTATTCAGAAACAAAATAAAAAGCACGCCCGGCAAATTTAATGTGCTGCACTATTCACTGCTTCAAATGATTTTTGATTTAATTGCCCTTACGCTTTTGGTTTATTTTACAGGAACCATTGAAACACCAATTTATATGCTTTACATATTTCACATGATAATAGGAAGTTTAATTCTTCCAATTCATGTAATGTTTATAATGGCTACTTTGCTGGTTACTACATTTTCGTCAATTGTTGCGTTAGAGTATTTCGGAAATATTATTCATCATCATATTAGTGAAATTTACATTTGCGAAAATGTTCATAACGTAAAATTTATAATATTTTCTCTTGGCATATTTATCTTTATAATTTATACAACAATAGGAATTACAAGCAGAATTGCGAAAAAACTATATAAACGTGAACAGCAATTGAAGGAAACTCTTGAAGAATTAAATAATGCCGAAGAAGCAAAACAAAAATACATTATGGCGGTTGTTCATGAAATTAAAAGCCCGATAGTTGCCGCTCAATCAATCATTGAGTTAATAATAAATGGTTACGTGGGCGAAGTAAATGACCAAATGAAACGAAAACTTAAGCGGACGGTAAACAGAACAGATGAAGCGCTAAAACTGATAAATAATATATTACGAATTTCGAAATTAAAATTATTGAATGATATCTCATACGTAAAAATTGACCTAATGCAGATATTAAAGCTCGTTTTATCACAAAAGAGCGATTTATTAATCAGCAAACATATTGAATTAAAAGTAAACGATTTTAGAAATGAAAAACATGAGATTGACAGTGATCCCGTTATGATTGAATTGGTTTTATCTAATATTATCGGTAATGCGATAAAATATTCCAAAGAAAATCAAAAGGTTAATATAGATCTTTATGAAGAAAATAAATTTATTAAAATTGATATTTCAGATAGCGGCATCGGTATTCCTAAAAATGAAATTGATAAAATATTCCAGCAGTTTTACAGAGCTACAAATTTACCAAGCAAATACATAGAAGGAAGCGGTTTAGGTCTTTCTTTAGTAAAAGAAATTGTTGAAATATTGAACGGAACAATTAGTATTTTAAGTCCTTCAAAAATCGGGAATAATGAATTCCCGGGTACAAGCGTTATAGTTAAATTTCCAATAATTCAAGAATCATAA